One region of Baekduia soli genomic DNA includes:
- a CDS encoding alpha,alpha-trehalose-phosphate synthase (UDP-forming): protein MSEERRPLVLVSNRGPVTFGDDGGFKRGTGGLVTALTGLASHREVVWIASALTDGDARKARESDGTSFRIEADDGDFQVRLVESDPEAYDRFYNIFANPMLWFIQHYLWDLSNAPDVRRNEIEAFEFGYNVVNEDLAKAVVEEIEGIDEPVVMVHDYHLYTLPALVRRARPDAFLHHFVHIPWTQPDAWRVLPRGVRREIYEGLLANDIIGFHTRSYRWNFLQCCRDLLDNVEVDFEAGIVRFEDREVWVRAYPLPIDAKAIRRTAQSARVDELERELLRRRREHLVLRVDRADLSKNVLRGFTAFDLFLEQHPEFSERVTFVAQLMPSRTDVPEYAEYLERIEAIVAVVNHRHGTPDWMPIQLKLKDDLEEAVAAYKNYDVLLVNAMFDGMNLVAKEGPMVNERHGVSILSENTGAHEELGEFALSVNPFDIQELADSIHAALTMGPGERARRAEGLQAIITSRDPGDWIDEQIADIRKKAGVEA, encoded by the coding sequence ATGAGCGAGGAACGACGACCCCTGGTCCTGGTCTCCAACCGGGGACCGGTCACCTTCGGCGACGACGGCGGGTTCAAGCGCGGCACGGGCGGCCTGGTCACGGCCCTGACCGGCCTGGCCTCCCATCGCGAGGTCGTGTGGATCGCGTCGGCGCTGACCGACGGCGACGCCCGCAAGGCCCGGGAGTCCGACGGCACGTCGTTCCGCATCGAGGCCGACGACGGCGACTTCCAGGTCCGCCTCGTCGAGAGCGACCCCGAGGCCTACGACCGCTTCTACAACATCTTCGCCAACCCGATGCTGTGGTTCATCCAGCACTACCTCTGGGACCTGTCCAACGCCCCGGACGTGCGCCGCAACGAGATCGAGGCGTTCGAGTTCGGCTACAACGTCGTCAACGAGGACCTCGCCAAGGCCGTCGTCGAGGAGATCGAGGGCATCGACGAGCCGGTCGTGATGGTCCACGACTACCACCTGTACACGCTGCCGGCGCTCGTGCGGCGCGCGCGCCCCGACGCGTTCCTGCACCACTTCGTGCACATCCCGTGGACCCAGCCCGACGCGTGGCGCGTGCTGCCCCGCGGCGTGCGCCGCGAGATCTACGAGGGCCTGCTGGCCAACGACATCATCGGGTTCCACACGCGCTCCTACCGGTGGAACTTCCTGCAGTGCTGCCGCGACCTGCTCGACAACGTCGAGGTCGACTTCGAGGCCGGCATCGTGCGCTTCGAGGACCGCGAGGTGTGGGTCCGCGCCTACCCGCTGCCCATCGACGCCAAGGCGATCCGGCGCACGGCCCAGTCCGCGCGGGTCGACGAGCTCGAGCGCGAGCTGCTGCGCCGGCGCCGCGAGCACCTCGTGCTGCGCGTCGACCGCGCCGACCTGTCCAAGAACGTGCTGCGCGGGTTCACGGCGTTCGACCTGTTCCTCGAGCAGCACCCCGAGTTCAGCGAGCGCGTGACGTTCGTGGCCCAGCTCATGCCGTCGCGGACCGACGTGCCGGAGTACGCGGAGTACCTCGAGCGCATCGAGGCCATCGTGGCCGTCGTCAACCACCGCCACGGGACGCCGGACTGGATGCCGATCCAGCTCAAGCTCAAGGACGACCTCGAGGAGGCCGTCGCGGCCTACAAGAACTACGACGTCCTGCTCGTCAACGCGATGTTCGACGGCATGAACCTGGTCGCCAAGGAGGGGCCGATGGTCAACGAGCGCCACGGCGTCTCCATCCTGTCGGAGAACACCGGCGCCCACGAGGAGCTCGGCGAGTTCGCGCTGAGCGTCAACCCGTTCGACATCCAGGAGCTGGCGGACTCGATCCACGCCGCCCTGACGATGGGCCCCGGCGAGCGCGCGCGCAGGGCCGAGGGCCTGCAGGCCATCATCACCTCGCGCGACCCCGGCGACTGGATCGACGAGCAGATCGCCGACATCCGCAAGAAGGCGGGCGTCGAGGCCTGA
- a CDS encoding sensor histidine kinase, translated as MRSLRTRLALLVFVIVAVAVGVVALGVLQSLDGALRDRQLRGLRETARQNSAAIDAAIDRGDTAGRINRLVRDAADQTTSRVTLLGVARTPGDVETFLKSDSTAEVEIRDLQFDVAVQAARTGRPAVGTEAGDAGRIGEAALPLRYRDPQTRRWVIGSVIVWSRPLDDIADTVAVVRNRLLAAAVIALVAAALAAMAVSRALSARVNRLQRVAARVAEGDLAARFPVDTRDEIGRLARTLEAMRLQLAELDDARKRFIATASHELRTPLFSLGGFLELLEEEDLDEADRRRFVTQLREQVLRMQKLATDLLDLSRLEAGSLELRSEETDLGDIARRVAGEFAPALAAHGSHVELRLPRDAVRVDCDPERVAQVMRILIDNAITHTPAGTDLVVSASRRADHARLGVGDFGPGIHRTMLPRIFEPFVTTDDAQGSGLGLAIARELAERMNGSLAVQSQAGRTTFTLELPA; from the coding sequence ATGAGATCGCTGCGGACCCGCCTGGCGCTGCTGGTCTTCGTGATCGTCGCCGTCGCGGTCGGCGTCGTCGCGCTCGGGGTGCTGCAGTCGCTGGACGGCGCGCTGCGCGACCGCCAGCTGCGCGGGCTGCGCGAAACGGCCCGCCAGAACTCGGCGGCCATCGACGCCGCCATCGACCGCGGGGACACCGCGGGGCGCATCAACCGCCTCGTGCGCGACGCGGCCGACCAGACGACCTCGCGCGTGACGCTGCTGGGCGTGGCGCGCACGCCCGGCGACGTCGAGACGTTCCTGAAGTCCGACTCGACCGCCGAGGTCGAGATCCGCGACCTGCAGTTCGACGTCGCGGTGCAGGCGGCGCGGACGGGCCGTCCAGCGGTCGGCACGGAGGCCGGGGACGCCGGACGGATCGGCGAGGCGGCGCTGCCGCTGCGCTACCGCGACCCGCAGACGCGGCGCTGGGTCATCGGCTCGGTCATCGTCTGGTCGCGTCCGCTGGACGACATCGCCGACACGGTGGCCGTCGTGCGCAACCGGCTGCTGGCCGCCGCCGTCATCGCGCTGGTCGCCGCGGCCCTGGCCGCGATGGCGGTCTCCCGCGCCCTGTCGGCGCGCGTCAACCGCCTGCAGCGCGTCGCCGCCCGCGTCGCCGAGGGCGACCTGGCGGCGCGCTTCCCGGTCGACACGCGTGATGAGATCGGGCGCCTGGCGAGGACGCTGGAGGCCATGCGGCTCCAGCTCGCCGAGCTCGACGACGCCCGCAAGCGCTTCATCGCCACGGCCTCTCACGAGCTGCGCACCCCGCTGTTCAGCCTCGGCGGGTTCCTCGAGCTGCTCGAGGAGGAGGACCTCGACGAGGCCGACCGGCGCCGGTTCGTCACCCAGCTGCGCGAGCAGGTCCTGCGGATGCAGAAGCTGGCCACCGACCTGCTCGACCTCTCCCGCCTGGAGGCCGGGTCGCTCGAGCTGCGCTCGGAGGAGACCGATCTCGGCGACATCGCCCGGCGCGTCGCCGGCGAGTTCGCACCCGCACTGGCCGCCCACGGCTCGCACGTCGAGCTGCGCCTGCCGCGCGACGCGGTGCGCGTCGACTGCGATCCCGAGCGCGTCGCCCAGGTCATGCGGATCCTGATCGACAACGCGATCACCCACACCCCGGCCGGGACCGACCTCGTCGTGTCGGCCTCGCGGCGCGCCGACCACGCCCGGCTCGGCGTCGGGGACTTCGGACCGGGTATCCATCGCACGATGCTGCCGCGGATCTTCGAGCCGTTCGTGACCACCGACGACGCCCAGGGGTCGGGCCTGGGGCTGGCCATCGCCCGGGAGTTGGCCGAGCGCATGAACGGCAGCCTCGCCGTCCAGAGCCAGGCCGGGCGCACGACGTTCACGCTGGAGCTGCCGGCATGA
- a CDS encoding S1C family serine protease: MTRAAARAAALAATVAAAAAAAGCGGDADRGGGAPRTLERTTRVEVVQQAGDAPAGFDPQGIYRRESPGVVTIVASGFGGSDQGGLGSGFVLDAGGEIATNAHVVTTGEGRAIRKAGVVFVRFGDGNQVGARVVGFDPFADVALLRVDPAGLTLHPLVLGSLRDVRVGEPVAAIGSPFGEERSLSTGVISATDRDIQSLTGFQTSGALQTDAAINSGNSGGPLLDARGRVLGINSQIRTTSGEGSGVGFAVPVDAVRRSLDQLRARGSVRYAYLGVSTKEVYPQLAEQFDLGTDRGAYVQGVVPGGPADRAGLRAGTDRRTFQEAPWRIGGDIITEVDGRAVHVDSDVSAALLAHDPGDVIRMRIVRDGHVRTVTVTLGTRPLQSP; this comes from the coding sequence ATGACGCGCGCGGCGGCCCGGGCGGCCGCGCTGGCGGCGACGGTCGCGGCGGCCGCCGCCGCGGCGGGCTGCGGGGGCGACGCGGACCGCGGGGGCGGCGCGCCGCGGACGCTGGAGCGCACGACGCGCGTGGAGGTCGTCCAGCAGGCCGGCGACGCGCCGGCCGGCTTCGATCCCCAGGGCATCTACCGCCGCGAATCCCCCGGCGTGGTGACGATCGTGGCGTCGGGCTTCGGCGGCTCCGACCAGGGCGGTCTGGGCTCGGGGTTCGTGCTCGACGCCGGCGGCGAGATCGCCACCAACGCCCACGTCGTCACGACGGGCGAGGGCCGCGCGATCCGCAAGGCCGGCGTGGTCTTCGTGCGCTTCGGCGACGGCAACCAGGTCGGCGCCCGGGTCGTCGGCTTCGACCCGTTCGCCGACGTGGCCCTGCTGCGCGTCGACCCCGCGGGCCTCACGCTGCACCCGCTCGTCCTGGGCTCGCTGCGCGACGTGCGGGTCGGCGAGCCCGTCGCGGCGATCGGCTCGCCGTTCGGCGAGGAGCGGTCGCTGTCGACCGGCGTGATCTCGGCGACCGACCGCGACATCCAGTCGCTGACGGGCTTCCAGACCTCCGGCGCGCTGCAGACCGACGCCGCGATCAACAGCGGCAACTCCGGGGGCCCGCTGCTCGACGCCCGCGGGCGCGTCCTGGGGATCAACTCGCAGATCCGCACCACCTCGGGCGAGGGCAGCGGCGTGGGCTTCGCGGTGCCCGTCGACGCCGTGCGGCGCTCGCTGGACCAGCTGCGCGCCCGCGGCAGCGTGCGCTATGCCTACCTCGGGGTCTCCACCAAGGAGGTCTATCCGCAGCTCGCCGAGCAGTTCGACCTGGGGACCGACCGCGGCGCCTACGTGCAGGGCGTCGTCCCCGGCGGCCCCGCCGACCGGGCGGGCCTGCGCGCGGGGACCGACCGCCGCACGTTCCAGGAGGCCCCGTGGCGGATCGGCGGTGACATCATCACGGAGGTCGACGGGCGCGCCGTGCACGTGGACTCCGACGTCAGCGCCGCCCTGCTGGCCCACGACCCGGGCGACGTCATCCGGATGCGGATCGTGCGCGACGGGCACGTCAGGACGGTGACCGTGACGCTCGGCACCCGGCCGCTGCAGTCGCCCTGA